A stretch of Deltaproteobacteria bacterium DNA encodes these proteins:
- the fabD gene encoding ACP S-malonyltransferase has product MGRDVFDASPAARAVFEAADRALGFSISKLCFEGPEDELRRTEIQQPAIVTTSIALLRAVEEKLPLAPRFVAGHSLGEYSALVAAGALSLEDAVVLVNKRGRFMQEAVPAGKGAMAALMGLEPASVDEACRTAAAETGLVVSPANYNSSQQIVIAGDASAVERAIAVAKERGAKRAVPLPVSAPFHCALMRPAAERLAGELARVKFADPRVPVITNVEAAPNASGSRIPALLEQQVTAPVRFIESVKQLAALGVTRVIEIGPGSVLTGLVARIERGIERANVSSLEEVNAVVASGAAA; this is encoded by the coding sequence ATGGGCCGCGACGTGTTCGACGCGTCGCCCGCCGCCCGCGCCGTGTTCGAGGCGGCGGATCGCGCGCTCGGCTTCTCGATCTCGAAGCTGTGCTTCGAGGGACCCGAGGACGAGCTGCGCCGCACCGAGATCCAGCAGCCCGCGATCGTCACGACCAGCATCGCATTGCTGCGCGCCGTCGAGGAGAAGCTTCCCCTCGCGCCGCGTTTCGTCGCCGGCCACAGCCTCGGCGAGTACTCGGCGCTCGTCGCCGCGGGTGCGCTGTCGCTCGAAGACGCCGTCGTGCTCGTGAACAAGCGCGGGCGCTTCATGCAGGAGGCGGTGCCGGCCGGGAAGGGCGCGATGGCGGCGCTGATGGGCCTCGAGCCGGCGAGCGTCGACGAGGCGTGCCGGACCGCAGCGGCGGAGACGGGCCTCGTGGTCTCGCCCGCGAACTACAACTCCTCGCAGCAGATCGTGATCGCGGGCGACGCGAGCGCCGTCGAGCGGGCCATCGCCGTCGCGAAAGAGCGCGGTGCGAAGCGCGCGGTGCCGCTGCCGGTGAGCGCACCCTTCCACTGCGCGCTGATGCGGCCCGCGGCCGAGCGGCTCGCGGGTGAGCTCGCGCGCGTGAAGTTCGCGGACCCGCGTGTCCCGGTGATCACGAACGTCGAGGCCGCGCCGAATGCCAGCGGCTCGCGCATCCCCGCGCTGCTCGAGCAGCAGGTCACTGCGCCGGTGCGCTTCATCGAGTCGGTCAAGCAGCTCGCGGCGCTCGGCGTGACGCGCGTGATCGAGATTGGGCCGGGTTCGGTGCTCACGGGCCTCGTCGCACGCATCGAGCGCGGGATCGAGCGGGCGAACGTTTCGTCCCTGGAAGAAGTGAACGCGGTGGTGGCGAGCGGCGCTGCGGCGTAG
- a CDS encoding acyl carrier protein yields the protein MDAGLAKRVEAIIVEQLGVTPEEVVPEANFIDDLGADSLDIVELVMAMEEEFDIEIPDEHAERLQTIGSAVEYLKERLAS from the coding sequence ATGGATGCGGGTCTCGCCAAGCGAGTCGAGGCGATCATCGTCGAGCAGCTCGGCGTCACGCCAGAAGAGGTCGTGCCCGAGGCGAACTTCATCGACGACCTCGGCGCCGACTCGCTCGACATCGTCGAGCTCGTGATGGCGATGGAAGAAGAGTTCGACATCGAGATTCCCGACGAGCACGCGGAGCGCCTGCAGACGATTGGCTCCGCGGTCGAGTACCTCAAGGAACGCCTCGCTTCGTAG
- the nrdR gene encoding transcriptional repressor NrdR: MQCPYCNDPSNRVIDSRLTREGQEIRRRRECDECGRRFTTRERVEELVPKIIKRDERREEFSRAKLEHSIQKAVVKRPISEDAIQNMIDRIETRLAETGDSEVPTRRVGELALEELSAVDAIAASRFASVFHDWKSPADYEAFFATLAARDEDESR, encoded by the coding sequence GTGCAGTGCCCGTACTGCAACGACCCGTCGAATCGCGTGATCGACTCGCGCCTCACGCGCGAGGGTCAGGAGATTCGGCGCCGGCGCGAGTGCGACGAGTGCGGGCGGCGCTTCACCACGCGCGAGCGCGTCGAAGAGCTGGTGCCGAAGATCATCAAGCGCGACGAACGCCGCGAAGAGTTCAGCCGCGCGAAGCTCGAGCACTCGATCCAGAAGGCCGTGGTGAAGCGGCCGATCTCCGAAGACGCGATCCAAAACATGATCGACCGCATCGAGACCAGGCTCGCCGAGACGGGCGACTCCGAGGTGCCGACGCGCCGTGTCGGCGAGCTCGCACTCGAGGAGCTGAGCGCCGTCGACGCAATCGCAGCCTCGCGTTTCGCCTCGGTCTTTCACGACTGGAAGAGCCCCGCCGACTACGAAGCCTTCTTCGCGACGTTGGCTGCGCGCGACGAAGACGAATCCCGCTAG
- the ribD gene encoding bifunctional diaminohydroxyphosphoribosylaminopyrimidine deaminase/5-amino-6-(5-phosphoribosylamino)uracil reductase RibD, with product MRPEEAMQLALARARRASGRTFPNPAVGAVVLRGAKVLGAGETQPPGSAHAEVRAIRQALRRHGERALRGATLAVTLEPCGHHGRTPPCTDAIRAAGIARVWIGARDPHPLVSGRGIRALRRAGIEVVTDVLAAECVYQHRGFFSVQERGRPWVALKLAATLDGRIATARGESRWITGEPARALAHQLRDVADAVMVGAGTALADDPALTVRTPAGELVRAPVRVVVDSALATPPRLALYRDAYADRTWLLTAHGHPARALAARTARGARTLEAPKRGKHLDLERALAQLAGAGLTQILVEGGGGLAAALLRARLVDELHWFVAPSVIGGDGRPAVAALGLTKLADRAQFELRSMRRLGSDLYVHATFRP from the coding sequence ATGCGCCCCGAAGAAGCCATGCAGCTCGCACTCGCACGAGCGCGCCGCGCGTCGGGGCGCACGTTCCCGAATCCCGCGGTGGGCGCCGTCGTGCTGCGAGGCGCGAAGGTGTTGGGTGCGGGCGAGACGCAGCCGCCGGGCTCGGCGCACGCCGAGGTGCGCGCGATCCGGCAGGCGCTGCGCCGCCACGGTGAGCGCGCGCTGCGCGGGGCCACGCTCGCCGTGACGCTCGAGCCGTGCGGGCATCACGGCCGCACGCCGCCGTGCACCGACGCGATTCGCGCTGCCGGAATCGCGCGCGTGTGGATCGGCGCGCGCGATCCGCATCCGCTCGTGTCGGGCCGCGGCATTCGCGCGCTGCGCCGCGCGGGCATCGAGGTCGTGACGGACGTGCTCGCCGCCGAGTGCGTCTACCAGCACCGCGGCTTCTTCTCCGTGCAGGAGCGCGGCCGACCGTGGGTGGCGCTGAAGCTGGCGGCGACCCTCGACGGGCGCATCGCGACGGCGCGCGGCGAGTCACGCTGGATCACGGGCGAGCCCGCGCGCGCACTTGCGCACCAGCTGCGCGACGTGGCCGACGCGGTGATGGTGGGCGCCGGCACTGCGCTCGCGGACGACCCCGCGCTCACCGTGCGCACGCCTGCGGGCGAGCTCGTGCGAGCGCCGGTGCGCGTCGTCGTCGACAGCGCGCTCGCCACGCCGCCGCGGCTTGCGCTCTATCGCGACGCCTACGCAGACCGCACGTGGCTGCTCACCGCACACGGCCACCCCGCGCGCGCGCTCGCGGCGCGCACGGCGCGCGGCGCCCGCACGCTCGAAGCGCCGAAGCGCGGCAAGCACCTCGACCTCGAGCGCGCGCTCGCCCAGCTCGCAGGCGCAGGTCTCACGCAGATCTTGGTCGAGGGCGGCGGCGGGCTCGCGGCGGCGCTGCTGCGCGCGCGGCTCGTCGACGAGCTGCACTGGTTCGTCGCGCCGAGTGTGATCGGCGGCGACGGCAGGCCTGCGGTCGCCGCACTCGGGCTCACAAAGCTCGCGGATCGTGCTCAGTTCGAGCTGCGAAGCATGCGACGCCTCGGTTCGGATCTGTACGTTCACGCCACCTTCCGACCGTGA
- a CDS encoding DUF4388 domain-containing protein, which produces MSLVGSLEDLGLGDILQIVHLSGKSGVLALRGDVGEGQIVFERGLVRVATTRDLPQDLRELLARRKAIEVDALADAAREARKRSLPLSSVLFERALIETDPLEELRAQAVADAVMAMFRWRAGEFSFEVREGAAGADDLALARGLNPQFLALESARESDENVEDEDDSTATVAAPPLGPEDDPFADPPPPVAAVREPAAAAVEEALSAEIAEAEPVVPAEIEPEPTFEPEPAPRVEAAPQRASAPAPSLDESLRESEPQPVADSAPPAQPPPVIAIDASLAVLEWVKSALAGYARIHAFQHTELGIQRIRQYLLRRELPLVLIGANAPPDPISGARDVYDVAARLRRQAPRLPIVVLTPAGARPPARRRTGAAPSAFVERPKDGALSDSRRGAERLELAAALRSALEALPDASSLAATQPAPSRAALPQGDLARLREASSRLRERAHQGEVLTNVLSFAAQSFSRVALFMVRDETLAGIAQLGLAKVGGPDDAALREVQLPLRESAWVRRVLDTLAPVRGRPTDEGDQRLCVMLGNDIPREAFLAPIESANRVVAILYADNLPGGLLLPETGALEVVLHEAGLALDRSLLERALSETTGAATR; this is translated from the coding sequence ATGAGTCTCGTCGGAAGCCTGGAGGACCTGGGCCTCGGCGACATCCTCCAGATCGTGCACCTCTCCGGGAAGTCCGGAGTGCTCGCGCTGCGCGGCGATGTCGGCGAAGGCCAGATCGTCTTCGAACGCGGCCTCGTGCGCGTCGCGACGACGCGCGATCTCCCTCAGGATCTGCGCGAGCTGCTCGCCCGGCGCAAGGCGATCGAGGTCGACGCGCTCGCCGACGCGGCGCGCGAGGCGCGCAAGCGCTCGCTGCCGCTGTCGTCGGTGCTCTTCGAGCGCGCGCTGATCGAGACCGATCCGCTCGAAGAGCTGCGCGCGCAGGCCGTGGCCGACGCGGTCATGGCGATGTTCCGCTGGCGCGCCGGCGAGTTCAGCTTCGAGGTGCGCGAGGGCGCCGCAGGCGCCGACGACCTCGCGCTCGCGCGCGGGTTGAACCCGCAGTTCCTCGCCCTCGAGAGCGCTCGCGAGAGCGACGAGAACGTTGAAGACGAAGACGACTCCACGGCCACCGTCGCGGCCCCGCCGCTCGGGCCCGAAGACGATCCGTTCGCGGATCCGCCTCCGCCCGTCGCCGCGGTGCGAGAGCCCGCGGCTGCGGCAGTCGAGGAGGCGCTGTCCGCGGAGATTGCGGAAGCGGAGCCCGTCGTGCCGGCCGAGATCGAGCCGGAGCCGACGTTCGAGCCCGAACCGGCGCCGCGCGTGGAAGCCGCGCCGCAGCGTGCCAGCGCGCCTGCGCCGAGCCTCGACGAGTCGCTGCGCGAGAGCGAGCCGCAGCCCGTCGCCGACTCCGCGCCGCCCGCGCAGCCGCCGCCGGTGATCGCGATCGATGCGTCGCTCGCCGTGCTCGAGTGGGTCAAGTCTGCGCTCGCGGGCTACGCGCGCATTCACGCCTTCCAGCACACCGAGCTCGGCATCCAGCGCATCCGGCAATACTTGTTACGGCGCGAGCTGCCGCTCGTGCTGATCGGCGCGAACGCGCCGCCCGATCCGATCTCCGGCGCGCGCGACGTGTACGACGTGGCGGCACGCCTGCGACGGCAAGCGCCTCGGCTCCCGATCGTGGTGCTGACGCCCGCCGGCGCGCGCCCGCCGGCGCGCCGCCGCACCGGCGCGGCGCCGTCTGCATTCGTCGAACGCCCCAAGGACGGCGCGCTCTCCGACTCCCGGCGCGGCGCCGAGCGGCTCGAGCTCGCCGCTGCCTTGCGCTCGGCCCTCGAAGCTCTGCCCGACGCGAGCTCGCTCGCCGCGACTCAGCCTGCGCCCTCGCGCGCGGCGCTGCCGCAGGGCGACCTCGCACGCCTGCGCGAAGCCAGCTCGCGCCTGCGCGAGCGCGCCCACCAAGGCGAGGTGCTGACGAACGTTCTCAGCTTCGCGGCGCAAAGCTTCTCGCGCGTCGCGCTGTTCATGGTTCGCGACGAGACGCTCGCCGGCATCGCCCAGCTCGGCCTCGCGAAGGTGGGCGGCCCCGACGACGCCGCGCTGCGCGAGGTGCAGCTGCCGCTGCGCGAGTCCGCATGGGTGCGGCGCGTCCTCGACACGCTCGCCCCGGTGCGCGGCCGCCCCACGGACGAAGGCGATCAGCGCCTGTGCGTGATGCTCGGCAACGACATCCCGCGCGAGGCGTTCCTCGCGCCGATCGAGAGCGCCAACCGCGTGGTCGCGATCCTCTACGC
- the rpmF gene encoding 50S ribosomal protein L32 codes for MSAVPKKKVSKSRKNMRRSHHHLANPASAACPKCGEPRAPHRVCRFCGTYDGRQVLKVDDEE; via the coding sequence ATGTCCGCGGTCCCGAAGAAGAAAGTCTCGAAGTCGCGCAAGAACATGCGCCGCAGCCACCACCACCTCGCGAACCCGGCTAGCGCCGCGTGCCCGAAGTGCGGCGAGCCGCGCGCGCCGCACCGCGTGTGCCGCTTCTGCGGCACGTACGACGGGCGGCAGGTGCTGAAGGTCGACGACGAGGAGTAG
- a CDS encoding serine hydroxymethyltransferase, whose amino-acid sequence MADVIAMGGDHRGFALKKALREKLEAAGYAVVDYGPNSADSVSYPEFAAPAARAVSTGAASRGIVICGSGLGVMYTANRFPRVRAALVHDADTAAVARQHNDANMLALAGDKTDPATAWAIVERWLATPFEGGRHAGRVAAIDTLTKSHDGALEAADPIVADILRREARRQAEGLELIASENFVSEAVLEAVGSVGTNKYAEGYPGRRFYGGCEVLDEVEELAVARAKTLFGCEHANVQPHSGSQANESIYRAVLKPGDTILAMNLDHGGHLTHGSPVNFSGQLYKIVPYGVRESDERIDYDQLRDLARAHHPKLIQCGATAYSRVIDFARFREIADEVGALLFADIAHIAGLVATGHHPSPVGKAQLIGTTTHKTLRGPRGGMILCDAAFAKAVDSAVFPGGQGGPLMHVIAAKAVAFREALAPSFGDYCAQIVANARVLADGLAQRGFKIVSGGTDNHLFLLSLLGRELSGRKAQEALELAGITANRNMVPFDTRTPFVTSGLRFGTPAMTTRGLREGEMREIAGLVARVLDAPADEAVRTAVRADVLALCARFPLYPTRWRREQ is encoded by the coding sequence ATGGCCGATGTGATCGCGATGGGCGGCGACCACCGTGGGTTCGCGCTGAAGAAGGCGCTGCGCGAGAAGCTCGAAGCGGCGGGCTACGCGGTGGTCGACTACGGCCCGAACAGCGCCGACTCGGTGAGCTACCCCGAGTTCGCGGCGCCCGCGGCGCGCGCAGTCTCCACGGGCGCGGCCTCGCGCGGCATCGTGATCTGCGGCAGCGGCCTCGGCGTGATGTACACCGCGAACCGCTTTCCGCGCGTCCGCGCCGCGCTCGTGCACGACGCCGACACCGCCGCCGTCGCGCGCCAGCACAACGACGCGAACATGCTCGCGCTCGCCGGCGACAAGACCGATCCCGCGACGGCGTGGGCGATCGTCGAGCGCTGGCTCGCGACGCCGTTCGAGGGCGGGCGTCACGCCGGCCGCGTCGCGGCGATCGACACGCTCACGAAGTCGCACGACGGCGCGCTCGAAGCGGCGGACCCGATCGTCGCCGACATCCTGCGGCGCGAAGCGCGCCGGCAGGCGGAGGGCCTCGAGCTGATCGCGTCGGAGAACTTCGTCTCCGAGGCCGTGCTCGAAGCGGTCGGTTCCGTCGGCACCAACAAGTACGCCGAGGGCTATCCGGGCCGGCGCTTCTACGGCGGCTGCGAAGTGCTCGACGAAGTCGAGGAGCTCGCGGTCGCGCGCGCCAAGACGCTGTTCGGCTGCGAGCACGCGAACGTCCAGCCGCACTCGGGCTCGCAGGCGAACGAGAGCATCTACCGCGCCGTGCTGAAGCCGGGCGACACCATCCTCGCGATGAATCTCGATCACGGCGGGCACCTGACGCACGGCAGCCCGGTGAACTTCTCGGGGCAGCTCTACAAGATCGTCCCTTACGGCGTGCGCGAGAGCGACGAGCGCATCGACTACGACCAGCTGCGCGACCTCGCGCGCGCGCATCACCCGAAGCTGATCCAGTGCGGCGCGACGGCGTACTCGCGCGTGATCGACTTCGCACGCTTCCGCGAGATCGCCGACGAAGTCGGCGCGCTCTTGTTCGCCGACATCGCGCACATTGCCGGCTTGGTCGCGACGGGCCATCACCCAAGCCCCGTCGGCAAAGCGCAGCTGATCGGCACCACCACGCACAAGACGCTGCGCGGCCCGCGCGGCGGCATGATCCTGTGCGACGCCGCGTTCGCGAAGGCCGTCGACAGCGCGGTGTTCCCGGGCGGGCAGGGCGGCCCGCTCATGCACGTGATCGCGGCGAAGGCGGTCGCGTTCCGCGAGGCGCTCGCGCCGAGCTTCGGCGATTACTGCGCGCAGATCGTCGCGAATGCGCGCGTGCTGGCCGACGGGCTGGCGCAGCGAGGCTTCAAGATCGTCTCGGGCGGCACGGACAATCACCTGTTCCTGCTCTCGCTGCTCGGCCGCGAGCTGAGCGGAAGGAAGGCACAGGAGGCGCTCGAGCTCGCGGGCATCACCGCGAATCGAAACATGGTGCCGTTCGACACGCGCACGCCCTTCGTCACCTCCGGCCTGCGCTTCGGCACGCCGGCGATGACGACGCGCGGCCTCCGCGAGGGCGAGATGCGAGAGATCGCGGGGCTCGTCGCCCGTGTGCTGGATGCGCCGGCGGACGAGGCGGTACGCACTGCCGTGCGCGCCGACGTGCTCGCCCTCTGTGCGCGCTTCCCGCTCTACCCGACGCGCTGGCGTCGCGAGCAGTAG
- the nusB gene encoding transcription antitermination factor NusB, translating into MSAKQSAPRHRSREAALQALYAADMSGEADLSRAQASLEALAEHFELPAGARAFAKELVLGVASNRDDIDARITAVAHRWRLERMAAVDRNVLRLAAYEIVYADTPREVAIDEAVELARRFGDDASPRFVNGVLDALARAAESPR; encoded by the coding sequence GTGAGCGCGAAGCAGAGCGCGCCGCGGCATCGCTCGCGTGAGGCGGCGCTGCAGGCGCTCTACGCCGCCGACATGTCCGGCGAGGCGGATCTCTCCCGCGCGCAGGCTTCGCTCGAGGCGCTCGCCGAGCACTTCGAGCTGCCCGCCGGTGCGCGGGCGTTCGCGAAGGAGCTCGTGCTCGGCGTCGCGTCGAATCGCGACGACATCGACGCGCGCATCACCGCGGTCGCGCATCGCTGGCGGCTCGAGCGCATGGCCGCGGTCGATCGCAACGTGCTGCGCCTCGCGGCCTACGAGATCGTGTACGCGGACACGCCGCGCGAAGTCGCGATCGACGAGGCCGTCGAGCTGGCGCGCCGCTTCGGCGACGACGCTTCGCCGCGCTTCGTGAACGGCGTGCTCGACGCGCTCGCGCGGGCGGCGGAGTCGCCGCGATGA
- the fabF gene encoding beta-ketoacyl-ACP synthase II, producing MSAAQEIVVTGVGCVSPLGTSAAETWDAIVAGKGGIAALPEEFDARLEVRIAGLVTGELNPGEVERKELRRMDRAILLALCAAREALADAQLSGRVGSAVDRDRIGVAIGSGIGGIHTLTQQDRIYVEKGPTRISPFFIPMTLANMPAGVVAIHHGLRGPNLCHVTACASGAHAIGESLRLLRAGEADAMVVGATEAAVVDLVIAGFTNMQALSKRNAEPARASRPFDAERDGFVLGEGAAVLVIERAEHARARGAPVRARLLGYGASADAAHMAAPDPESGGALRCMKAALANAGLAPTDVDYVNAHATSTPAGDVVEAKALRDVFGAHTDRLAVSSTKGATGHLLGAAGALEALLTVRSLETGMLPPTLNLDRPDPECMLDHVANKARAARVRVALSNSFGFGGVNAALVFGSKDS from the coding sequence GTGTCAGCGGCGCAAGAAATCGTGGTCACCGGCGTCGGCTGTGTTTCGCCGCTCGGCACGAGCGCGGCGGAGACCTGGGACGCGATCGTCGCAGGGAAGGGCGGCATCGCGGCGCTGCCCGAAGAGTTCGACGCGCGGCTCGAGGTGCGCATCGCCGGGCTCGTGACCGGCGAGCTGAACCCCGGCGAGGTGGAGCGCAAAGAGCTGCGCCGCATGGACCGCGCGATCCTGCTCGCGCTGTGCGCCGCGCGCGAGGCGCTCGCGGACGCGCAGCTGTCAGGGCGTGTGGGCAGCGCGGTGGATCGCGACCGCATCGGCGTCGCGATCGGCTCCGGCATCGGCGGCATCCACACGCTCACGCAGCAGGACCGCATCTACGTCGAGAAGGGGCCGACGCGCATCTCGCCCTTCTTCATCCCGATGACTCTCGCGAACATGCCAGCCGGCGTGGTCGCGATTCACCACGGCTTGCGCGGCCCGAACTTGTGTCACGTGACCGCCTGCGCGAGCGGCGCCCACGCGATCGGCGAGTCGCTTCGCTTGTTACGCGCGGGCGAGGCCGACGCGATGGTCGTCGGCGCCACCGAGGCCGCCGTCGTCGATCTCGTGATCGCGGGCTTCACGAACATGCAGGCGCTCTCGAAGCGCAACGCGGAGCCCGCGCGCGCGAGCCGGCCGTTCGACGCGGAGCGCGACGGCTTCGTGCTCGGCGAAGGCGCTGCGGTGCTGGTGATCGAGCGCGCCGAGCACGCGCGCGCCCGCGGCGCGCCGGTGCGCGCGAGGCTGCTCGGCTACGGCGCCTCCGCCGACGCCGCACACATGGCCGCGCCCGATCCCGAGAGCGGCGGCGCGCTGCGCTGCATGAAAGCTGCGCTCGCGAACGCCGGCCTCGCGCCCACGGACGTGGACTACGTGAACGCGCACGCCACCAGCACGCCCGCGGGCGACGTGGTGGAGGCGAAGGCGCTGCGGGACGTGTTCGGCGCGCACACGGACCGCCTCGCGGTGTCCTCGACGAAGGGCGCGACGGGCCACCTGCTCGGCGCCGCCGGCGCGCTCGAAGCGCTGCTGACGGTGCGTTCGCTCGAGACGGGTATGTTGCCGCCGACGCTGAATCTCGATCGGCCCGACCCGGAATGCATGCTCGACCACGTCGCGAACAAGGCCCGCGCTGCGCGGGTGCGCGTCGCGCTGAGCAACAGCTTCGGGTTCGGCGGCGTGAACGCGGCGTTGGTTTTCGGCAGCAAGGATTCCTAA
- a CDS encoding 6,7-dimethyl-8-ribityllumazine synthase: protein MRTYPSDRDAAGLRFAVVVGRFNHPISSALLEGCREELTSRGASGDDVHVAWVPGAFEIPLAARKLAESGRYDAIVTLGAVIRGGTPHFEYVCQGVTDGVGAVMRDTGVPVAFGVLTTDDVDSALARAGGSEGNKGVEAALAAVEMARLVRALAKPPEVES from the coding sequence GTGCGCACCTACCCGAGCGATCGCGATGCAGCCGGCCTCCGCTTCGCGGTGGTCGTCGGCCGCTTCAACCACCCGATCTCGTCCGCGCTGCTCGAAGGCTGCCGTGAGGAGCTGACTTCGCGGGGCGCGAGCGGCGACGACGTGCACGTCGCCTGGGTCCCGGGCGCGTTCGAGATTCCGCTCGCGGCGCGCAAGCTCGCCGAGAGCGGGCGCTACGACGCGATCGTCACGCTCGGTGCCGTGATTCGCGGCGGCACCCCGCACTTCGAGTACGTGTGCCAAGGCGTCACCGACGGCGTCGGCGCCGTCATGCGCGACACCGGCGTGCCCGTCGCGTTCGGCGTGCTCACCACGGACGATGTCGACTCCGCGCTCGCTCGCGCGGGCGGCAGCGAGGGGAACAAGGGCGTCGAGGCGGCGCTCGCGGCAGTGGAGATGGCGCGCCTCGTGCGCGCGCTCGCGAAGCCGCCCGAGGTCGAGTCGTGA